Proteins found in one Hevea brasiliensis isolate MT/VB/25A 57/8 chromosome 18, ASM3005281v1, whole genome shotgun sequence genomic segment:
- the LOC110651161 gene encoding BAG family molecular chaperone regulator 3 isoform X1, with amino-acid sequence MMKRGSNVYGIMSDSSASTTTITSSSSFTLRDECVEWEMRPGGMLVQKRNEKIEVPPTILRLRVSYGALRYEISVNSQATFGELKKLLMAETGLPPADQRLMYKGKERENGQYLDTCGVKDRSKVILIEDPASIERRYIQMRKNSRIQSAHRAISSVTMEVDKLAEQVSAIEKSISSGIKVPEVQITTLIEMLMRQALKLDSISAEGDATSLKNLQGKRVQKCVETLDVLKISNAKVRPVIVTTKWETFDPPRALAQWEIFD; translated from the exons ATGATGAAGAGAGGGTCGAATGTGTATGGTATAATGAGTGATAGCTCGGCTTCGACGACGACGATAACTTCGTCGTCGTCCTTTACGTTGAGAGATGAATGCGTAGAGTGGGAGATGAGACCAGGAGGAATGCTGGTCCAGAAAAGAAACGAAAAGATCGAAGTTCCACCTACTATCTTACGCCTCCGAGTATCGTACGGTGCTCTCCGATACGAGATCTCGGTGAATTCTCAAGCAACTTTTG GGGAGTTGAAGAAGCTTCTAATGGCGGAGACAGGATTACCGCCGGCTGATCAGAGGCTAATGTACAAAGGAAAAGAACGCGAAAATGGACAATATCTGGACACGTGCGGAGTCAAAGATCGATCAAAAGTCATACTAATCGAGGACCCAGCAAGCATAGAGAGAAGATACATTCAGATGCGTAAAAACTCCAGGATCCAGAGCGCTCATCGTGCCATCTCTAGCGTAACCATGGAGGTTGATAAGCTTGCAGAGCAG GTTTCTGCAATTGAAAAATCTATCTCTAGTGGAATTAAGGTGCCAGAAGTTCAAATCACAACATTAATTGAGATGCTCATGAGACAGGCACTTAAGCTAGATAGCATTTCTGCAGAAGGAGATGCTACTTCTCTCAAAAATTTGCAG GGTAAGAGAGTGCAGAAATGTGTGGAAACTCTTGATGTGCTGAAGATATCCAATGCAAAAGTAAGGCCTGTTATTGTCACTACCAAATGGGAGACTTTTGATCCTCCTCGGGCCTTGGCTCAATGGGAAATTTTTGATTGA
- the LOC110651161 gene encoding BAG family molecular chaperone regulator 3 isoform X2: MMKRGSNVYGIMSDSSASTTTITSSSSFTLRDECVEWEMRPGGMLVQKRNEKIEVPPTILRLRVSYGALRYEISVNSQATFGELKKLLMAETGLPPADQRLMYKGKERENGQYLDTCGVKDRSKVILIEDPASIERRYIQMRKNSRIQSAHRAISSVTMEVDKLAEQVSAIEKSISSGIKVPEVQITTLIEMLMRQALKLDSISAEGDATSLKNLQESAG; the protein is encoded by the exons ATGATGAAGAGAGGGTCGAATGTGTATGGTATAATGAGTGATAGCTCGGCTTCGACGACGACGATAACTTCGTCGTCGTCCTTTACGTTGAGAGATGAATGCGTAGAGTGGGAGATGAGACCAGGAGGAATGCTGGTCCAGAAAAGAAACGAAAAGATCGAAGTTCCACCTACTATCTTACGCCTCCGAGTATCGTACGGTGCTCTCCGATACGAGATCTCGGTGAATTCTCAAGCAACTTTTG GGGAGTTGAAGAAGCTTCTAATGGCGGAGACAGGATTACCGCCGGCTGATCAGAGGCTAATGTACAAAGGAAAAGAACGCGAAAATGGACAATATCTGGACACGTGCGGAGTCAAAGATCGATCAAAAGTCATACTAATCGAGGACCCAGCAAGCATAGAGAGAAGATACATTCAGATGCGTAAAAACTCCAGGATCCAGAGCGCTCATCGTGCCATCTCTAGCGTAACCATGGAGGTTGATAAGCTTGCAGAGCAG GTTTCTGCAATTGAAAAATCTATCTCTAGTGGAATTAAGGTGCCAGAAGTTCAAATCACAACATTAATTGAGATGCTCATGAGACAGGCACTTAAGCTAGATAGCATTTCTGCAGAAGGAGATGCTACTTCTCTCAAAAATTTGCAG GAGAGTGCAGGGTAA